A region of the Lachancea thermotolerans CBS 6340 chromosome E complete sequence genome:
GTGCCGATTCTCGAGGAATCTAGAGGCTTGGTGTCAAAGACATCGATACCCTCCAGCTTACCGAGCAGTTCAAGTCTTGCCAGACCGGTGGCCTGCTCCAACTCGGTGGGCACTTCGCCCTCTTTGGCACCAGGACCCACCAGTGTCGTGCGGCCGTCAACTTCGGAAAGCTTGGTGGCGGTCTTTACAATTTGTTTCTGGAAGGCAACTCTCTGCGACGAGAACGCTCTGGAGGCAGGAGACATAAATCTCAAAGTTTGGCGTAGGGACAACATATTTCTTCTGGTTCAACAGTTAGTATTCTGGGCTGTTTGAGGAATGGGAAGTGCCAGACCGGCGTCCTTGGCTCTGATTCCCAGTGGTAAATCAGTTGTCGGTTTCGTAGATGTTACTCCGATATCTCCAGGTACTTTAAGCTTCTCGATCTTATTGGAAAACAGCTAGCATCGCTCTTCGCCCATCCATTGCCACGGGTGAGTTGCAAATTCCACGAGTCTTGCATTCTGTGGTCGAGACCCCATATGTAATCGTTCATTTATGTCCTGTAGCT
Encoded here:
- the COX4 gene encoding cytochrome c oxidase subunit IV (highly similar to uniprot|P04037 Saccharomyces cerevisiae YGL187C COX4 Subunit IV of cytochrome c oxidase which is the terminal member of the mitochondrial inner membrane electron transport chain N-terminal 25 residues of precursor are cleaved during mitochondrial import), whose translation is MLSLRQTLRFMSPASRAFSSQRVAFQKQIVKTATKLSEVDGRTTLVGPGAKEGEVPTELEQATGLARLELLGKLEGIDVFDTKPLDSSRIGTMENPIIVDTYDDYRYVGCTGSPADSHSIMWLKPSVNKVARCWECGSVYKVNPVGVPTDDDHHH